A region of Deinococcus rubellus DNA encodes the following proteins:
- a CDS encoding DNA topoisomerase subunit B, whose protein sequence is MTSSDLPDIGTTPEVQEYDASQISVLKGLEAVRKRPGMYVQGGTGVDGYHQLMTEIIDNAIDEGLAGFADEVHIIMHEDGAATVTDNGRGIPVDIMKSEGRSAIEVIFTELHAGGKFGQGAYKVSGGLHGVGSSVVNALSTYLDVTVNKHGQLYHIRFERGDVIIPLEVLGDTPKDVRWATKVSFLPDAEVFSEFDNSFNYDRIRGRLRELAYLTGLKIVLRDERIALHGDEIKEETFHEKGGIANFARALVIDDSKLLYDQPIVMRGTHSGVEVEVAFIHANTYSSDNILTYANMIRTRDGGTPLTGFKTAYTRILNKYARDKNMIKSGNPIPGGDDLLEGIYCVVSVKLGEPQFESQAKVKLLNSEAQTAVNAVVGDKFAEFLEENPKIGKTIVEKAAEAARAREAARKARDIIRRSNPLENDDLPGKLADCSSQDPAESELFIVEGNSAGGSAKGGRERRFQAILPLRGKILNVEKAELNRILKNAEIRSLIGAIGAGVEGTGDNVHFDLSNLRYHKIIIMTDADMDGGHITTLLLTFFFRYMRPIVEQGHLYIAQPPLYRIMVGRQTSANKGTYLYAEDQLKKHVAQASREGKKYEIQRFKGLGEMNADQLWDTTMNPEGRVLKRVSIEDLLIANEVFEALMGTDVGPRKEFIRENARFAEISI, encoded by the coding sequence TGGAGGCTGTTCGCAAGCGCCCCGGCATGTACGTGCAGGGCGGCACCGGCGTGGACGGCTACCACCAACTCATGACCGAAATCATCGACAACGCCATCGACGAGGGCCTGGCGGGCTTCGCCGACGAGGTGCATATCATCATGCACGAGGACGGCGCGGCCACCGTCACCGACAACGGGCGCGGCATCCCGGTGGACATCATGAAGTCCGAGGGCCGCAGCGCCATCGAGGTCATCTTTACCGAGCTGCACGCGGGCGGCAAGTTCGGCCAGGGTGCCTACAAGGTGTCCGGCGGGCTTCACGGCGTCGGCAGCAGCGTGGTCAACGCGCTGAGCACCTACCTCGATGTGACCGTCAACAAGCACGGCCAGCTTTACCACATCCGCTTCGAGCGCGGCGACGTCATTATCCCGTTGGAGGTGCTGGGCGACACCCCCAAGGATGTTCGCTGGGCGACCAAGGTCAGCTTCCTGCCGGACGCCGAGGTGTTCAGCGAGTTCGACAACAGCTTCAACTACGACCGCATCCGGGGTCGCCTGCGGGAACTGGCTTACCTGACCGGCCTCAAGATCGTGCTGCGTGACGAGCGCATCGCGCTGCACGGCGATGAGATCAAGGAAGAAACCTTCCATGAAAAAGGCGGCATCGCCAACTTCGCCCGCGCCTTGGTCATCGACGACTCCAAGCTGCTCTACGACCAGCCCATCGTCATGCGCGGCACCCACAGCGGCGTGGAGGTGGAGGTGGCGTTCATCCACGCCAACACCTACTCCTCCGACAACATCCTGACCTACGCCAACATGATCCGGACCCGCGACGGCGGCACCCCGCTCACCGGCTTCAAGACGGCGTACACCCGCATTCTCAACAAGTACGCCCGCGACAAGAACATGATCAAATCCGGGAACCCCATTCCCGGCGGCGACGACCTGCTGGAAGGCATCTACTGTGTGGTGTCGGTCAAGCTGGGCGAGCCGCAGTTCGAGTCGCAGGCCAAGGTCAAGCTGCTCAACAGTGAAGCGCAGACCGCTGTGAACGCCGTGGTGGGCGACAAGTTCGCCGAATTCCTGGAGGAGAATCCCAAGATCGGCAAGACCATCGTGGAGAAGGCCGCTGAGGCTGCCCGTGCCCGCGAGGCCGCCCGCAAGGCCCGCGACATCATTCGCCGCAGCAACCCGCTGGAAAACGATGACTTGCCCGGCAAGCTGGCCGACTGTTCCTCGCAGGACCCGGCGGAGAGCGAACTGTTCATTGTGGAAGGCAACTCGGCGGGCGGCTCGGCCAAGGGCGGACGCGAGCGGCGCTTCCAGGCGATTTTGCCTCTGCGCGGCAAGATCCTGAATGTGGAGAAGGCTGAACTCAACAGGATTCTCAAGAACGCCGAGATTCGCTCGTTAATCGGCGCGATTGGGGCGGGCGTGGAAGGCACGGGCGACAACGTACACTTCGACCTCTCTAACCTGCGTTACCACAAGATCATCATCATGACCGACGCCGACATGGACGGCGGGCACATCACCACGCTGCTGCTGACCTTTTTCTTCCGCTACATGCGTCCGATTGTCGAGCAGGGCCACCTCTATATCGCCCAGCCGCCGCTCTACCGCATCATGGTGGGCCGCCAGACCAGCGCCAACAAGGGCACCTACCTCTACGCCGAAGACCAGCTCAAAAAGCACGTGGCGCAGGCCAGCCGTGAAGGCAAGAAGTACGAGATTCAGCGCTTCAAGGGCCTGGGCGAGATGAACGCCGACCAGCTCTGGGACACCACCATGAATCCCGAGGGGCGGGTGCTCAAGCGCGTCAGTATCGAAGACCTGCTCATTGCCAACGAGGTCTTTGAGGCGTTGATGGGCACCGACGTGGGGCCGCGCAAGGAGTTCATTCGGGAGAACGCGAGGTTCGCCGAGATCAGCATTTGA
- a CDS encoding fasciclin domain-containing protein produces MVLAPSAFAAAATSMLPNNSIAGIVVSNPDFSTLLAAVEAAGLTETLNGYGPFTVFAPTNAAFAKIPADQLTALLNDPAKLKAVLLYHVVPGKVMAADVVTMTSATSLEGSPLNIMVNGSTVMVNDATVTATDIAASNGVIHVIDTVLMPPN; encoded by the coding sequence ATGGTTCTCGCTCCCTCGGCGTTCGCCGCTGCCGCGACCTCTATGCTGCCCAACAACAGCATCGCCGGAATCGTGGTGAGCAATCCCGATTTCAGCACGTTGCTGGCGGCAGTGGAGGCAGCCGGTCTGACGGAAACACTCAACGGCTACGGCCCCTTCACGGTGTTTGCGCCGACCAATGCTGCTTTCGCCAAGATCCCGGCCGATCAGCTCACGGCCCTGCTCAACGACCCGGCCAAGCTCAAGGCCGTGCTGCTTTACCACGTCGTGCCAGGGAAAGTCATGGCGGCGGACGTGGTGACCATGACCAGCGCCACGAGCCTGGAAGGCTCCCCGCTCAACATCATGGTCAACGGCAGCACCGTGATGGTCAATGACGCCACCGTCACCGCGACCGATATTGCGGCGAGCAACGGCGTGATTCATGTGATCGACACCGTGCTGATGCCGCCCAACTGA
- a CDS encoding glycine--tRNA ligase: protein MPATSMEELVSLCKRRGFIFQGSEIYGGLQGFYDYGPLGVELKNNIKAAWWRANVYERDDMEGLDSSIIMHRLVLRHSGHEATFSDPMVDNKKNNKRYRLDHLVKDQKADVIAKVAQEIGEDASNFPAVVAALVANPAKASQALKTAGVRDAFSGEVGDWTEPKPFNMMFKTTIGPVADEESYGYLRPETAQGIFTNFKNVVDSTSRRLPFGIAQIGKAFRNEITPRNFIFRVRELEQMEIEFFCTPGTDENWHAHWLEKRLSWWEAQGVPRSKIEILDVPKEDLAHYSKRTYDLMYDYPTLGYEEIEGIANRSDYDLGSHTKSQAELNLVANVAENNDSIAKLTIPHPDTNKPVVPFVIEPSAGVDRALLAVLSEAFTKETLENGNERIVLKFRPHLAPIKVAVIPLARNKPELVELARQIKSDLQKLGLGRILLEDSGNIGKAYRRHDEVGTPYCVTVDFDTIGQSSGDQSGDENLKDTVTIRDRDTLQQQRVAINELAGWLQAKLK from the coding sequence ATGCCCGCAACCTCGATGGAAGAACTCGTCAGCCTGTGTAAACGCCGGGGCTTTATTTTTCAGGGATCGGAAATTTACGGGGGCCTGCAAGGCTTCTACGATTACGGCCCGCTCGGCGTCGAACTCAAGAACAACATCAAGGCCGCCTGGTGGCGGGCCAATGTCTATGAACGCGACGACATGGAGGGCCTGGATTCCAGCATCATCATGCACCGGCTGGTGCTGCGCCACTCGGGCCACGAAGCGACCTTTTCCGACCCGATGGTGGACAACAAGAAGAACAACAAGCGCTACCGCCTCGACCACCTGGTCAAAGACCAGAAGGCGGACGTGATCGCCAAAGTCGCCCAGGAAATCGGCGAGGATGCGAGCAACTTCCCGGCAGTGGTGGCGGCACTGGTCGCAAACCCGGCGAAGGCGAGTCAGGCCCTCAAGACGGCAGGTGTGCGCGACGCTTTTTCCGGCGAGGTGGGCGACTGGACCGAGCCGAAGCCCTTCAACATGATGTTCAAGACGACCATCGGCCCGGTGGCCGACGAGGAGAGCTACGGCTACCTTCGCCCGGAAACCGCCCAGGGTATCTTCACCAACTTCAAGAACGTGGTGGACAGCACCTCGCGCCGCCTGCCCTTCGGCATTGCCCAGATCGGCAAGGCGTTCAGAAACGAGATCACACCGCGAAATTTCATCTTCCGGGTGCGGGAGTTGGAGCAGATGGAGATCGAATTTTTCTGTACGCCCGGCACCGACGAGAACTGGCACGCGCACTGGCTCGAAAAACGCCTGAGCTGGTGGGAGGCCCAGGGCGTGCCGAGGAGCAAGATCGAGATTCTGGACGTCCCGAAAGAGGACCTGGCCCACTACTCCAAGCGCACCTACGATCTGATGTACGACTACCCCACCCTCGGGTACGAGGAGATCGAGGGCATCGCCAACCGCTCAGACTACGATCTCGGCTCGCATACCAAGTCGCAGGCTGAGCTGAATCTGGTTGCCAATGTGGCCGAGAACAACGACAGTATTGCCAAGCTGACCATCCCACACCCGGACACCAACAAGCCCGTCGTGCCGTTCGTGATCGAGCCGTCGGCGGGGGTAGACCGGGCACTGCTGGCGGTGCTCAGCGAGGCGTTTACCAAGGAGACGCTGGAGAACGGCAACGAGCGCATCGTGCTCAAGTTCAGGCCACACCTCGCGCCGATCAAGGTGGCGGTCATTCCGCTGGCCCGCAACAAGCCCGAGCTGGTCGAACTGGCCCGCCAGATCAAGTCCGATCTGCAAAAGCTGGGGCTGGGCCGCATCCTGCTGGAAGACAGCGGCAACATCGGCAAGGCCTACCGCCGCCACGACGAGGTGGGCACGCCCTACTGCGTCACGGTGGATTTCGACACCATTGGACAGAGTAGCGGCGACCAGAGCGGGGACGAGAACCTCAAGGATACCGTGACCATCCGTGACCGCGACACCTTGCAGCAGCAGCGCGTGGCGATCAATGAGCTGGCAGGCTGGCTCCAGGCAAAGCTGAAGTAA